One Gadus chalcogrammus isolate NIFS_2021 chromosome 7, NIFS_Gcha_1.0, whole genome shotgun sequence genomic window, GGAGTGAACTCGACTGAActtgtgactggacatgtgagAGGAGCCAGGGGCATCGGGATGCAGACTATCCGAGGTGGCACCAGGCTGTGTGCTGCAGTCTCTAATGTCAttgcagtcttctgcagagaggaaaacaaagacagagtTAGGAATTGTATTAATTCATTATTACTTTGTACACACTTACCATCGAGGGTTTAGAATGTATACTGCAGTCAACCACACACCCACTCGCTTGTTATAAATTCTCCGGCTCTCCTTTACACTAGGGGCCTGGGTGGGTAAACTCCAGAGGGACAGATTCTGGAAGTTAGGTTGCCACATACTGCCCCTCCGGGTGTAATCCGGAGGATGCCTGGCTTAAAGTGCACGTGTGAGAGGTTGTTCAGCTAACAATTATACGTTTtcaattcatttattatttgaaaatgATAAAACAGCACATGTGGCATCCGTCTTGATAACCTATTTGGCTCTTAGGtgtttccatctttgaaatgctcAAGTTTtactcgtgttttagcagggatCTGGTCGTTTCAAAAGAGCTCAAGGCATTTTTGCGCAGGAAGAATTGAGTACATTCTCAGTCGTTTCCAGGTTGTTACTTGCTTGCATGGCTGCAATGGTTATTACTTACCTACAGGTGGGATGcttccaccaatatcctcttccaCCTTGATCAAAATGTTGTCTGGGGTCTCCTTCTTTCCACATTAagagggaaaacacacacacaacatattcTTGCATTTGCACAGAAAAATGTTCAATACCCACGACAAATTGAATCGTAAAGGTGTATGCTCTCTATGGCAtgtgctggagttgtaacagagTAAGCCTCACTTTTGGATGGTAAATGAGAAAGGATATTTTCAACCTGCACAGCCAGCTCCTTGCGGCAATCCAACCGCTCGCCACagtccaggctcttggccacgctgcaGTCTGCAGACAGCGAGTTTAGGGCCTCCAATTCGGACACGTTGAACAGGGTTTCATGGCCTTCCACGGCCAGTCCGCGGACACTCAGGATCCTCAGCTCCGCGTTTTGACTGGACACGTGGGAGGAGCTGGGGGCGACCACATGTAGAAACTCAGAGGCCGCTGCGCTCTGCATGCTTCGGCCTCCATAGGCATTGCAGTCTTCTGCAAATAGAAAAAACCAAGACAGAAGGTAATTATTTGCACAAAACTGTACTTTGTACAAGTCAACCAAACTATATAAAAATAGTAATACAATAtccaacattgacacagagggtttaaaatatgtactgcagacacaaattCAGTTTCGGAGGGagacgtctcctccagccccgTCCTCCCTAGACTTGAAGGTCAAGCGGGTGTCCTGGTCGAGGACACTGAACGGACAcccaccagcgcaaaatgagcACAACATTACACGTGAGACAATAATTGTATTGGACAATAAGAGACAACGTGCCATTCCCTGTAAGCTGATCATCTAACATATATACGTTttgaatttttttatgtttgagaatgataaaccatgTCATGTGGCCTGAACTCCGTCTTGAGCCCCTTCTGGCCTCTTGTCTGTTTcaatctttgaaatgcaactggCAAGTTTTACTTCTGTTTTATCAGGGCTCTGATCATGATGCGTTTACAAAAAAGAAGAGCAGCCTTTTAGTGCAGTTAGAATCAAGTAGATAGCCTAGACTCTAAGCTGCATCTATGCATGTCTCACCTGCTGGCCTGCATCCACTGATGTCTTCTTCAATCTTGATTAAAATTATTCCGGGGGTCCCCTACTTGTCGTAAAGATGGAAATAAACACAAGACATGTTCTTGCATTAGCACAGAAAAGTTATAAGCCCCCATTCTAGacacattgaatcataaaggtgtgttCATTTTATGTGTATGTTGTGCCTACCTCTGCTGGACTTGTAACTGACGACTCCAcacttttggatggtgaatgaaaAGGGGAATGTCCAACCGCCTTGTGGTATATCAGGGGCTTCAagcctgatgatgatgattctgATGAGGAAGAATACATTACATCCAAGCCCATTCAGAGTTCAGGAAATGGCAATATCGACTATTTCCTTTTACTACATATCTAACAATTAATAGCACCCCCTAAACACTTGGACACACCTGTTTTCAACCCATTTGTCGGAACTCAACTCACCATTTCCCTGTGATGTAGTCCGTGGTTTGCCGATGTTGTCTCGAGCCAGTGCAAAACGACTTGCCGCACCCGATGCTTTCGATCTTGTCTGAAGCCGCAAAGAAAACAGCTCACTCCTCATCTCCTTCATCCTCGTCCTCAGCGCTTCGTTTTCTTCGCGGCTCCGAGTTATTTGTAACTGAAGAGTAGCCGACCCTTCCGAGAACAGTTGGCTAATTTCAGATACAGCCGCTTTCGCAAGCACGTCCATTATCGACGAAAGCTGTTCTTCCATAGTTGAGCCGCACGGTGACATGTTTATTAACATATTTTACTCGACTACCGGCGAGAGGTAACAAGTTACTGATAACAAAATAAACTGTGATGTCGATTTACCCCAGAACGGCATGCGCCCAATGGCCTCTTCCGGTATATTACTGTAACGACTGGCAAAAAAATCAAAGAGGAAGTGGGAGTAGGCCTACCCGTTATTCTTCTTTTTGTGGGGAGAATTTAACAGTTTAATAAAACACAGGCCCATGTTTTTCACTAAATCGTGagcattcaaacacacatgcattattaatgttcaaaaaaaaaaaaataaactcccaaaaatgttttgtgtttgtgtaacctTCTAGTATGGaagcataggcctatatatgtaGCAACATTGAAATGGCAATGCAATGTGCAATTCAAGAAGTCATTACATCATGCAATTGACAATATCTTATGCAATTTAATTATGTAGGCTAATTTATAAATATgttattcaaattgtattttaatatgcaaagtgacgaTGAAATCCTCAATAGAATTTGCAAAAGTTACAACAATAAAAGTAAATTATTGTTTTGAGATCctttttcaaattgaaaagctaaagcgtccccgtgattgtaatgcacttcgccacgctccgtgtgttgcgaaattcaaatttcatttcattattcaTGATGTGTGGAAGGCTACTCTACCTAAccattatataggcctacataacgtctcggtgacggtgtcggaAGCGattacaccaacacaaacacaccgctaCCTAGACAAACCCCAACCCTTTAACCCCACTCAATGTCTCTGCGGCAAAGGACCTATAGGAGGTTGTCAAAGGTCCGACTGTCGGTAATCTAAACCCCCCAGGATCCCTTACTGAACATTGCGACCACGCCCACGGTCGCTAAAATATATATCTTAGGATATCAATATGTGAGCACCGCTAAGATGTGTTATTATCACCCTATCAGAGCACTTCATTAATTCAATAATATAAAGATGAATAAGAATGCTTTTACAACAAACCATAGGCCATTTATGATATCACGACTTTAttgtcctttctttcttttttcccctAAACTAGGTCCCACTGGCTAGGAAAGAGACAATACAGGTGTGCGCCAGACAGAACAGCGCGTCCCCGAGTGCCATCGAGGCAATGGACCCCCTCATGTGTGAGAGGTTTCTTCTTTATGCAGTCGCTCTTTTTCACTAAATTGTGAGTATTTGCAGCC contains:
- the LOC130385280 gene encoding zinc finger protein 583-like isoform X2, with product MLINMSPCGSTMEEQLSSIMDVLAKAAVSEISQLFSEGSATLQLQITRSREENEALRTRMKEMRSELFSLRLQTRSKASGAASRFALARDNIGKPRTTSQGNESSSSGLKPLIYHKAVGHSPFHSPSKSVESSVTSPAEGTPGIILIKIEEDISGCRPAEDCNAYGGRSMQSAAASEFLHVVAPSSSHVSSQNAELRILSVRGLAVEGHETLFNVSELEALNSLSADCSVAKSLDCGERLDCRKELAVQETPDNILIKVEEDIGGSIPPVEDCNDIRDCSTQPGATSDSLHPDAPGSSHMSSHKFSRVHSLEKPYRCDQCMKGFKRSYDLKIHMRIHSGERPYKCEQCMKRFSQSYNLKIHMRIHSREKPYRCEQCMKRFSQSYHLKIHMRIHSGEKPCVCLQCKASFSDPRHLREHMINAHGHWGELTRVNGTL
- the LOC130385280 gene encoding zinc finger protein 112-like isoform X5, which produces MQSAAASEFLHVVAPSSSHVSSQNAELRILSVRGLAVEGHETLFNVSELEALNSLSADCSVAKSLDCGERLDCRKELAVQKETPDNILIKVEEDIGGSIPPVEDCNDIRDCSTQPGATSDSLHPDAPGSSHMSSHKFSRVHSLEKPYRCDQCMKGFKRSYDLKIHMRIHSGERPYKCEQCMKRFSQSYNLKIHMRIHSREKPYRCEQCMKRFSQSYHLKIHMRIHSGEKPCVCLQCKASFSDPRHLREHMINAHGHWGELTRVNGTL
- the LOC130385280 gene encoding uncharacterized protein LOC130385280 isoform X3; translated protein: MLINMSPCGSTMEEQLSSIMDVLAKAAVSEISQLFSEGSATLQLQITRSREENEALRTRMKEMRSELFSLRLQTRSKASGAASRFALARDNIGKPRTTSQGNESSSSGLKPLIYHKAVGHSPFHSPSKSVESSVTSPAEGTPGIILIKIEEDISGCRPAEDCNAYGGRSMQSAAASEFLHVVAPSSSHVSSQNAELRILSVRGLAVEGHETLFNVSELEALNSLSADCSVAKSLDCGERLDCRKELAVQVENILSHLPSKKGDPRQHFDQGGRGYWWKHPTCRRLQ
- the LOC130385280 gene encoding zinc finger protein 583-like isoform X1, whose product is MLINMSPCGSTMEEQLSSIMDVLAKAAVSEISQLFSEGSATLQLQITRSREENEALRTRMKEMRSELFSLRLQTRSKASGAASRFALARDNIGKPRTTSQGNESSSSGLKPLIYHKAVGHSPFHSPSKSVESSVTSPAEGTPGIILIKIEEDISGCRPAEDCNAYGGRSMQSAAASEFLHVVAPSSSHVSSQNAELRILSVRGLAVEGHETLFNVSELEALNSLSADCSVAKSLDCGERLDCRKELAVQKETPDNILIKVEEDIGGSIPPVEDCNDIRDCSTQPGATSDSLHPDAPGSSHMSSHKFSRVHSLEKPYRCDQCMKGFKRSYDLKIHMRIHSGERPYKCEQCMKRFSQSYNLKIHMRIHSREKPYRCEQCMKRFSQSYHLKIHMRIHSGEKPCVCLQCKASFSDPRHLREHMINAHGHWGELTRVNGTL
- the LOC130385280 gene encoding uncharacterized protein LOC130385280 isoform X4, producing the protein MLINMSPCGSTMEEQLSSIMDVLAKAAVSEISQLFSEGSATLQLQITRSREENEALRTRMKEMRSELFSLRLQTRSKASGAASRFALARDNIGKPRTTSQGNESSSSGLKPLIYHKAVGHSPFHSPSKSVESSVTSPAEGTPGIILIKIEEDISGCRPAEDCNAYGGRSMQSAAASEFLHVVAPSSSHVSSQNAELRILSVRGLAVEGHETLFNVSELEALNSLSADCSVAKSLDCGERLDCRKELAVQVENILSHLPSKRDPRQHFDQGGRGYWWKHPTCRRLQ